The DNA window TTCAGAATTAAAAAGACAAGAAAATTAAAAGAATAAAAAATTATGTTTTTAATTGTTTTTAATTCTGCTAATTCTGAAAATTCTGTGAATTCTGATTCAGACAAAAAAAGACCTGCTAGGTTTTCAAAACCTAGCAGGTCTGTCGGAACGTGCGAAAAGTTCTGACTAGACAAAATTAAAAACCTTGTCTGAATCAGGATTTTCAGGATTAACAACAAGAACGATAATATTGCGTCTAACCCATCTCGACCAATAACTGTCCATAACGTTGCGCAATAATTTGCCAATCATAACGGGCAACGACAAATTGTCGTCCTTGTTCACCCAATTGACGCGCTTTAGCAGGATTTGCCAATAAGGTACATAATGCCTCAGCTAATGCAGATACATCACGTTGAGGCACAATTAAAGCGGTTTGTTGGTCTTGCAAAATATCTTGCATCGCGGGCAAATCTGTTGCAATCACGGCACATTCACACCCTAACGCCTCTACCAATACCAAGCCAAATCCTTCTCTATCTCCATCATTAGCAATAATGGATGGAAAAATTACAATTGCATGTGACTGATAAAGTTGAGGTAAATTTTTATTCTCGACTGCACCGATAAATTGTACATGTGGAACGATTTGCAACTGTTGTGCTAAATCTTGTAAGGCTTTTGCCTCTGTACCTGTGCCGATGATACGCAGTTGCACATGAGGATAACGGGCTAATACGGTCGGCATGGCTTGCAGTAAATAATGAATGCCCTTTTTTTCTACCAATCGTCCGACAAACAACAGGCTATCTGCATGACGTGTGCAAGTTGCGTTTGGAATAAACTGCGTTTGTACATCCACCCCCATCGGAATAACATACATTTTTTGCGCATCTGCCCCTAAACGTAAGGCTTCTTGAAACATTGCCTCACTAACAACCGTCATAGCAGACACATTTTTTAAAACATAGGTTTTTAACTGTGTTAAGCCTTTACCACGTAACGCAAATAAATCTCCACCGTGTGACGTACATAAGATTTTAGGAACAGGGCGAGGTAGTAACTTACAAACGAGTAATGCAATTAAACCTTGTGGAATTAACCAATGCGCATGAATCACATCAAAAGACTCACGACGTAATAACCGCCATAAGGCAATGGCTTCCCCTAACATAAAAAAAGGTACAAGTGCATATCGCCAACGATTTTGCTTTAAATTCGCTAAGATACCACCTGCATAAGCCAATGTTTGCCACTTTTCAAAAAAATATCGAAAGCGTGTAATTTTTAACCCTTCCCATTCTTCTGTCAGTGCAGCTCCCTGTGCGTGAGGGGCGAGCACATGCACATTAGCAATGTGAGGATGTTGTACCAAGCGACGGCTTAATTCATAGACAAACGGTGGTTCTTTATCCCCCTGCCAACGTGGAAACGTAGAAGCTAATACCAACACTTTCAGAGAGGAAGGCGCGTTCATAGTGTCATTGCTTATATTTGTTTTTGATAAATGAAAAAGTCTGAGGGAGAATGTTCTTTATTATTTATTTGATTCTCTAATGGATATTCATTCGGAATGTGTTGCAATAATTGCCATTGCGGACAATTTTTTTCGACCCAGTTTGAAAATTGACGATGTTTAACATGTTTTAACTGATAGGCGGGGTTGTCATCGGTATTACTGGCATAAACGATAACAAAACGCTGTGCTGTTGCAAATAAATGCGTCATGTAAGTATGAAAGACTTCATCTTCAATAAGATGATAAATAACATCTAAAGATAAGGCTAAATCACACTGGAAAATGCCTTGTTTATCTGCAAAACAATCAGCGTGGTATAAGAAAAAACTTTTTGTCTTATCCTGCTTATATTGCGCAATGCAGGCTTTTAACGCGGTGATGGAAACATCTAAACCGATATAACGGGGATAATGTGCCAGCGATAATTGATGACCATCACCACATCCAAACTCAATAACAGACTGAATTTGTTTATCAATCACAAACTGATTTAACACTCGTGCCTTAAATTCAGATAATCGTCCATAAGAGCCTGTTCCAGAATTTCCCCCTAATTGATAGCGAGTTTCCCAATAGTCACGAGAAGAAGAAACAAACAATTTATTCATTAAGCGTTTAAAAAAAATTAGCATGGTATTTTCTATCAATCCAATCAATGGTTAAAAGGCTTTTTACCTAACCAAAATAATAATATTAATCCAGTGAGTAATTCTGCTCCCACCGTCCAAAACCGAAATAAAAGACTACTCATCACTGCTTGTTCTAATGGCATTATGTTTAATAAAAACATCGTTGTAATTGATTCACGTACACCAATACCCGCAGGCGCAAACAGGGCAAAAAATCCTAATGTTACCCCAATTGTATTCGCAAGGGTTATCCATGCAATACTGGGTAATATTGGTAACGTTTGTAAGGTAAACGTAAAGTAAACGCCACTGTATAACAAGCCTAAGACGAGCCAAGCTAACATAAAACCACTAACCATCATCAAATATTCATAATGACTGGGCAATTGCAAATTTTCCAAAGAAATAGGGTGTTTCTTTAAAAAAAGCTGTCCTAACTGTTGATAGAGGTAAAAAGCAAGTATTAACACTTGTTTGCCTAAAAAAATGCTGATAAATGCAATAACCGCTAATCCCCACCAAATGAGTTGATTATATAAAATAGCTAAAAAACAAGCACTCACAACCCCACCAGCATGTACAAGTGTCAATTGTTCTTGCAACGTTAAATTAACCACTTGTTGCCAATTTAATCCCACTGCTTTGAGTTGTGAACCACGCGCAATCATGCCCCAAACTTTACCTGGTAAGTATTTACCCATTGTTAGCAATGTTTGTTGGATGAAAGATTGATTAAAGGTAATATTTGCTTTACCAATGGTAAAAACGATGTATTGCCAAACACTTGCAGTGATTGATAAAAATAAGATTTGCAGTAATAGCGTAAACCAAAATAATGCTGTGTTAAACGTGAGTGGGAATGTGAATTTATGTGTTTCTATCCATAAATAGCGGATAATAAAAATTAATGCGCATATTATGAACCCAATCAACCAAAAACGCTTAATTAACCGTAGCATAATCTTTTATCGTGTCGCTTTAGTAGAGGCTGGAGAATTGATATCATGTGTCTTGTTAGCCGTTTTTTTTGGTAAAAAACATAACGGGAAAAAAACAAGGAAAAAAAACAGGTAAATCAAGGAAATATTGACCCATCCACCACCAAGACCACCATACCAATTATTAAAAATTAATAGGTAGTTATCATGTTCCTCTAAAC is part of the Beggiatoa alba B18LD genome and encodes:
- a CDS encoding glycosyltransferase family 4 protein: MNAPSSLKVLVLASTFPRWQGDKEPPFVYELSRRLVQHPHIANVHVLAPHAQGAALTEEWEGLKITRFRYFFEKWQTLAYAGGILANLKQNRWRYALVPFFMLGEAIALWRLLRRESFDVIHAHWLIPQGLIALLVCKLLPRPVPKILCTSHGGDLFALRGKGLTQLKTYVLKNVSAMTVVSEAMFQEALRLGADAQKMYVIPMGVDVQTQFIPNATCTRHADSLLFVGRLVEKKGIHYLLQAMPTVLARYPHVQLRIIGTGTEAKALQDLAQQLQIVPHVQFIGAVENKNLPQLYQSHAIVIFPSIIANDGDREGFGLVLVEALGCECAVIATDLPAMQDILQDQQTALIVPQRDVSALAEALCTLLANPAKARQLGEQGRQFVVARYDWQIIAQRYGQLLVEMG
- a CDS encoding class I SAM-dependent methyltransferase; this translates as MLIFFKRLMNKLFVSSSRDYWETRYQLGGNSGTGSYGRLSEFKARVLNQFVIDKQIQSVIEFGCGDGHQLSLAHYPRYIGLDVSITALKACIAQYKQDKTKSFFLYHADCFADKQGIFQCDLALSLDVIYHLIEDEVFHTYMTHLFATAQRFVIVYASNTDDNPAYQLKHVKHRQFSNWVEKNCPQWQLLQHIPNEYPLENQINNKEHSPSDFFIYQKQI